The segment TTCGCACTAACCCAATGATCCTGACTTATAAGTTATAATCATGCGCTGAACCTCTGAAAACTTCACTCAAATATTAACCATTAACCTTTTAATCGTCATAAGATTGCCGCAACCCATCAATATGCAGAAAACCATTGCTTCATAAAAGCTCATATAGTACTTTCTTCTCAAAATCACAGAGCTTTAAACATTTCTCATATAGTCCAAAATCATTTGTTTCCAAACGCTGATGGGATGGTTGAAGAAACTGTAACTTTTGCCTATATTCCCCAAGCTTCTCACTTCATTCAATTTGTTAACATTTTGTTTAGATTTGGGAAAAGGAAAATTGTACAATTAGTAgtatctatttatttatgtataatgtatgcatttcttttattttctcgcaatttatttttttaatatatgttgcAGTGTAGTAAAAAATGTATTAGGGTAGTAAGAAAGCTAGCAGTAGTAGAAAACAACGAGTTTGCACTTATTCTGGCACAAATATCAGTTTCTTAAAACTTGCAGTTAAATGATGGTGATAATCATAACATTTGAAGCAGAGACAATGCTCTCATTTGGGAAGGCCGGTTACCGGATCGAGAAGAGCTTGAGTCTGGTCGGGAAGCACGACGGGACCTCTTCCAGGTCTAGTGCATATAAAATAACTGACTTCTCCTTTTTGATCCTGAGATCCAATCTTGTCTTTCATTTCAGGTGGAGGTTGCAGATTCTCAACACTCTTTGCTCCCTCTAATCCTGCCTCCTTTAGAATCGAATTGTCTCCCACTACGTAACTGGTGAAATCAAAGATATGTTAAAAACTCACCAAAAACCGCAGTAAAAAAGTCACATGGTTTATTTATGTTACCTCTTCATATCAGTGTCAGACTTAGGAGGGAAATAGTAGAGAAGCCCCTGGAGAAGTTGAACAGCTACCTTTCTGTTGCGTGCAATCAGTACAGCATTTGGACCAGCATCAAATGTGTAAGCAACCTGTCCAGATTTTAAGTTATTCAAGTTAtatatgttgttgttgtttatataCTTGAGGAACTCAAAACAGTTTTTTCGGGAATGAGATTTGAGCTAAAGGTGGTCCTGTTCTATCTCAAATCCTAATGcttgaaaaacaaatattggAACTAACAGATGATCAAAAGGTCGAGCAAGAAACAGCTAAGTAGGACTTTACCTGTGGAGTCCCTTCAGAACGGTTCCACTTTTCAACTAAGCTAATTATCCTGGGGAAGGAGTTAACGGCTTGATATTAagagtaaaaattaaaaaaaaaagaagcaacaGCATATATAACTgtcaaaatagaaaaataccTGTGGGAGGTGTCATTCATGTAAAATATGGGTGGAGATGTATCTAGACAAACAGCATGGAACTGGTTACTGTCTGTGCAGCTCAGTTGGGTAAACGATGCAAAATCTTGGTTTTTAATAGCTTCCTCCATTTGCACAATCCGTTTCGGCACAACTTCCTACATACAGAGAAAGTAAAAAAACAGAACTTGAGGTTAAACAGTTAGTACATAAGAATATAGTTTCATCAAACACATCAAGAAGAGAACCGGACTTTTGCTCTGTGCTGTAAAAGCAAACTCGTCTCAACACTTTCTCGCATTCCAGAGGTGCTGCTCGTTTCCTTCTGCCGTGAACTTACCTGAGTGTAGCATAAACTTAAACCAGTTACAAATACATATTAACAAAGAAGCTGTCAGAGGCTACACAGAAAAATAATAAGCAAGGATTGTCAAAAAGTTGAGATCATATTTTTGAGCTTATCTTTATCATTCCATAACTGCAGAAGAGTGTGCTcgtatgaatatatattatttactaatGTTCAGATTAAGCCACTCGGTATCGACTCCTAGCAAATACTTATAAATACTTGAAATAACTGTACGACCAAGTCTAAAAGTCAACACTTAGATGAAAGATTCATACAACTCATACCACAGCAATGATGATAACAAGATCATCCCAATGCTTCTCATCTGCAAGTTGAACTGCAACGCTATCACTTCCATCTTCTTTGCTTCCCATTTTCCACTTGACAAATCCACCAAACAAACTACGGCAAGCACTTCCTGAACCTTGCCTACATAAGAGAACGAAAGTTAAAACTGCGTATACCAGTTCCACTTATTATCTAGAAGAATGTCAGATTTCACgtaattcaacaaaaaaaaaggacaacTTTGTACTGTTACCACTGATGTATATAATCAAATGTAAGGAAGGAAGTGGACAACATATGTACCTGGCTATCGCAGAAAGCTGGCTTAGATCTTCCTCTACATTCATCAACTTTGCAAGAGAGAAAActgtaaagaaaaataacaagttttgaaattaaactaGTAAGCCATGTTCAAGCTCATGATCAAGTTCGGAAATTTGTAaatatcttcatcatcatcatcagagagAAAAAAAGTCCAACAAGAATATACCTAGACAAGCAAATCCAGCAGCTGAAGAAGCTAAACCAGCAGCTGTAGGGAAGTTGTTATGAGAAGCAATATGCAGATTCAATCTCTCCCAATCTTTCTTCTCAATCTTCACACCTTTCTCCTTGTCTTCGACATCACCACCACGGCTTCGAATCTCCCTCAAACAGTTCTGGTACCTACTCCCCGATAGAGAGATCTCCTACACTTAACACAAACAAACATTAACAACGACCTTTCCCTTCCTAAACTACTACATTTCTATTAGAGTTGTGGTGGTATTCAGATCCGGTTTACTCTGAACCGACTCTAATTGTACCTGGTTATGTATAAGATTATATCTCTCCTATGTCAAGTAACTGATTCTGTTACGAGATGAATAAGTAAACCGTGTTCTTCGTCTCTACTAACATGAAACTAACATGGTTAGACTCGGTTTATAGTAAACCGGACTATACACATTTTTGAATACTACACCACAATCCATCCTTGAATTCGATAAAATGGGGAATCTCAGCAAAGTGTATTACCTTGCCGTTGAGCCACATTCGATCCCGATCGAAAGCGGGACTGACGGCGACGGTGGTGACGGTGCAGAGGTGATCGGGATCGAGAGTTACGCTGATGCTGTCGTTTACGGGGAGGATCCGGACCTCGTCTCTCTTTCCCCAATACTTAATCACCGCGATGTTCGTCGGAGTTTGAGCCGTCACCGTGTGCACCCATTTCTCCGCCGCCATAAGAAGTGATCTTCGTCGTTTgcgcagagagagagagatctggaGAGAGTTTTCAAGAGACGGAGAATTCGAAACTGTACAAAAGGCGAGTCATCACACCTGTAACGAAATATTAAAGtgttattttattcaaattaaaaaaattaaggtCATTTGAATCAAATGCTATAGTTTTTAgcctttttttgttaaaaaacactaaaatttAACCTAACAAGATTTTGAGAAAAAGAGTTATAGGTACCGGTAGACATTgaacaaatttattaatctacactatttgttaatttattaaatattaatttatagaatttctaCATTCACTTTTCACTAGTATCACTGAGTAATCCTCGTAGGATCGAAGAAAATGTCGTTATGTCGTTTTAGTTCCGAACTGAGTGAGATTGAATCAAAACCGGAATAGTAGATCTCTTGATGAAGAGAAAAAACtggaaccaaaccgaaatagTACAAAACAATCCatgtaaaccaaaaaaatcaaacacGAATTCTTTCTTAGTCATCAGTGTCATGAAGACAACAATCAACAagtatggaaaaaaaaaaaaaaaaaaagtatgaaacAAAGGAGCAAACCAATCAATGCGTTAGCAGATTACATGAACCAAATAAATGTAGGGTTTTGTTGTAGAGACCCCAGGAACTCTCCCTGTCCAGTTATGAATCCAGTACAGACCACAATCTtccttatttattattttcaacatATGTAAAAAAAAGAGTATTAGTGAAACCAATACATAACACAAAACAAACACGTATGCTCTTCTGGTTAGTTCTTGTCCCAAACAGGTGAAGTATCGGCTTGATATGTCAGTATCCAGTTTCAGAAAATCCATTTTTCCTGATCATCTGAACAGGAACCATCTAACCATGATTGTTGGATGTGCATCCAAGTCAGCTTTTCCTTTTCCTCCTTTTACATTTTACACCTCATTTTCAGATTTTTCAAATCAATCAAGTCAGTCTTTTAAAATGACATGAATCAATGTTTACCTGACAACTTAGTAAGACTCTCGTCGAACATGACCGTACTTTTCCATCTGAATACAACCCAAAACAAACAAgactaaaacattttaaaagcaAACTTCAACGGTAAATTCCCTTATGATGAGGAAACAAACGAATCAACATCTTTTTTTAtcactttcaaaaaaaaaacaaagatcaaaCAAATCTTTAATACTTCCTAGACAAACACATCAAGAAGAGTTTAGATATCGATTCCTCAACCATACAAGTCACAAGTAGAATCTAATCTGAAACACAAGTAAACATTACAAAATAGGAAGAAAAATGAATCTAGTATGATATGACAACGGTGATTGGTAATTTGGTAAGGCAAACAGAATAAAAGGTCTGAAactgaaaatataattgaaatagtAACTTAAATTACTAGATTTCTTACCAGATAACTCATGCTTGTCAAATTTTACAATCCATGTCTCTGGGCTGATAAGAGAAGACGAGACTCTATCCAGCCAAACGCGAAACTGCTTCTCCTTCCCTTCCTCCCCATGTAAATTGTCCAAATCATCTATCCACTCATGTATCAGTTTCTCCACTCCAGACGGATGAACAAACATACCAAGTGGACTCTGAAACATTGCAAAATCAAAACAGTTTAGCCAAATTAATCAGTGTATATGGCACAGCCAATCAAGAACATTTTTAAAACTACACTTGAAACATTACTCAAATGCTCCCTCGTCTTCAATAGTTCTCAAGAAAGTGTAGAAGAGTGACAAACATCATGAAAAATGTGAAGTATTAGAAGAAAAACACTTACGGAGAGCGATTTCAAGTTCTGAAGATACTTATCAGACTTCTCCACCTCTCCACGGCGCCATTTCTCGTAAAGcaaataaaactgaaccacCTCATGAGCAGGATCCAAAACTTCCACGTGGAAGTTTTCAGTATCCAAAACATCTCTCGGAGAGACGCTTGGTCCCAGATTAAACCTCTGTAAGGCTTCTATCATCCCAGCTCCACATCTCTCGGACGCAAGAATTATCTTCGGGTTGTCCTTTGCATTCTCCTCGTGCCATTGCAGTAGTTCTTTGTGCGAATTGCTAACCTTAAAACAGTTAAAACAGCATCAACAACTACCGCCAATCAAGTTCATAACACAGTAAAGAAACTAACTAACTAACCATTACACCATATGCTTGAGGAATGTTGAAGAGCTCGGCATCGTTTCCAGAGTCACCACAAACAAGTATGTTACAAGGCTGCTTCCCTTCGCTCTCCAGCTTTTCAAGTAGATAAGTCAGAGCACCTCCTTTGCCAGATCCTTTTGGTAAAACATCGAAAGCATAGTCGTTGCTGTAGACCAGCTTCACATCCACCTATACACAAACTTAACTtatcagtgttctaaaaatcggtctaggCGGACAGATCGGATCTAACCGAAATGATTTTTCTTAAAATGATTCTTTAAAGTAAAAATCGGTCTAGGCGGACAGATTGGATCTAACcaaaatgatttttcttaaaatgattctttaaagaaaaaatcGGTCTAGGCGGGGCAGATCGGATCTAGACGTCCACCTAATCAATAATTCTCTATAAAACGCCTAATCAGAGTATCAATTTCTTGAACATTAGAACTTATACCACTGTCAGCATCAAAAGGAAGAATCTATGAAAATAATAGCCATCAAAATTCAAATGAGGAGTACAGTACACAAACAAAGTCTCACCCCACGCTCCAATAATCTCCCAGGAAGAACCTTCATAATTTCCACAGCATGTTCTCTTCCCACAAAGAAACTCACTTTGTGCTCCTCTTGGCTCTTAACTGGCTATAACAGACCAAAGACAAAGAGCTTTAGAACAACCAAATTGCTGTGTTACAGCATAGCAATTCACGCAGTAAAACAAAACCCACAACCAGTTTCATCTATGCCAGTTGCTATGTTAAGAGATGCTTTAAGAATGTTGTAATTATAAAGTCAAAGTCAACGCAGCCAAGAGCCAAAACATCAATTACTCAAACACGACAAGGCAAAACAGGAAACGAAACTCATtgtaatgacaaaaaaaaacatgaaagtcAAAGTCAACGCAGCCAAAGAACCAATATATCAAATACTCAAACACGACAAAGACAAACACAGGAAAGATTACCTGCGGTTCGAGTTCAGGGAACTTGGAAGTTTCCTCGAGGACAATCTCTCTGTTCCACATTTCACCCATACGAGCCACCCAAACATCATCCGACACCATGGATTCTTCACCGCCGTACGCAATCTCGGAACCGACGGAAGTGATGGCGATGTCAGGAGTCAACAAGGGCTTCTTGTTCCTCAGACTCAAGTAAGAACGCATAGACCTTCCGGTGGAGTAAACAAGGAGCGAGTCATGGCGGTAGTGAGCCTCCCACAGCGCATTGAATCTAAGGAGATCGGTGTTCTCaggatcatcgtgatcaaccTGAGGATTTGGAGAATTATGTTTTTCttggaatctttttttttttttttttttgctaaaatttggttttTCTTGGAATCTTGAAATAAAGGTATAAAGATTCTTGAAGTCAGAAATGTTGCGAGAGGAGTTAGGAACCTACCAAAGTGCAATCAAGATCTGTGACTAGTATGAGCCGTGGTGGACCATCAAGCCTATCCATCGTTTTCCCCCAAAGATGAGAGACTTCCTTGACTTCTTCTCCTCTTGAATACTTTTCCTagattttgttttgtctttctcTGTAAGAAGACTTCGTTTATATATCAGGCCagtttttctaaaaactatataaaaaatgaCTGTTGCTGatggtatatataaaaaaattgagttggttgtatatgttgacaaaaaaagagttGGTTGTATACATGTTTAGGCATCAACTGTAATATTTGTTTAGAAGAATTATGGTTTCCACATGGTTGTTAAGATGAATGAAACAGAGATTAGTAGAATATGGATAATAAGGGAAGAAACCTATTTACACATTAGAACTATCATATAGTACAAACATACATATTTTTTCAACCTCGTCTTAATTGCACACAGTTTAAGTTTAATAACCTATTTCCACACACgataaaaatttgaaactcGTTTTCACGCAGACCaagatttggtttggttttaatagTTTATGATCTGGATCGATAGTGAACCAACTCGTATCGGTTGATATTAGTACAGCCCAacccaaaaaattatattttagggtttgatttttttaaaaaaattggatctTGTGTCTGTTTATTAGATCCAATTATACTAGGTTAATTTAATATGGTTTAAATTCTCTAACCAGCTAGTAATCTGGTTTACATAAATCAGTCATTGGTTAAGTTTAGGGTTCAAGGAACAATAACCAATTTTAAACCACTATTTGTTGGTAAAGTtcaggtggaaacggtttcgaACTTTTATCATGTGTGGAAATAAGTTGTGAAAGTTAAATGATGTGCAATTAGAACGAAAtttaaagattatatatatttgttactATATGATAGTTTTGGTGTGGAAATAGATCATCTTTCTGGATAATAGAGGAATAgttttcattcattcattccTCTTATAGAATCAGTTTGGGCACGAGGCTTTGCTGTCTGCTTGACGTTCATCACTAGCAATGAGAATATGATTGCGAGTTTGCTCATAACCGTCATTAAGTCTTATGAGAAAATAATATTGTGTTCGTTCTTGAAGAGTTTTTTCAAAGAGCAATACCACATTCACATTTGTCGCAAGTACTAATAGATAatttgaaatagtttttttcttataatcttgaattttagtatattataattagtgaaatacattttttaaatacaaaacagAGTTATATCTCCAAAAATAAAACCGGCGGAACATAGTTTCTAGAGACAAATGATGTTGagataataattaagttatcaaattttaaaaataactagattttgacccgcccttaaaaagggcgggtatattttttgttggaaaattattttacgtaataaaaattatgatttctgataaattatatattttaaatttttatgaaatttatttttaatttacttatatgacttatttttgttattttaaatatgactaaattttagaagagtctaaataattataacccgtaatatgattttatttatttaaaccgaagctaaacttattttacactgattttttttaatttaaatgaaatattttatatcttcaacaatactcttgtattgaaaaattcatttgtgcgtttcagaacattttctataatttccTAAATTTCACCAACTCAACAAAACTAACTCTTATAAAATGCACATAATCATATATAATGAAAGATacctaataatataaaatattttgggtacttTGATTACCTAATGGAGTCGGAACCGTATTCAAACAGAGACTCATGGGTCCAAAAAGTACTATATGTGATATCTATAATACTAAAGCAGATGCGTGTTTATGAATCTACCCCtgaaatttctaaataattacaaaaattactTGTATTTTTTTCCAGCATTattgcaaccaatcaaaagtcattactttaaaattacattaaagaatatttaatataattcaattcttagcttttttgaaaattttgtttcctaaaatgtttgcaccatattttttattaaatttagtttatgtgacttaatttttattttaaatgaaactattttttaaggagttgagataattcatacccgtattatgatttttgttgatttaatcatttgttattttcaacttgattttattttgaggttttatttaataaatgctttcaaataattaataatgtgaaatattttttgaaaaaatatggtgcaaacattttaggaaacaaaattttcaaaaagctaagaattgaattatattaaatattctttaatgtaattttaaagtaatgacttttgattggttgcaatAATGCTGGAAAAAAATACAagtaatttttgtaattatttagaaatttcaGGGGTAGATTCATAAACACGCATCTGCTTTAGTATTATAGATATCACATATAGTACTTTTTGGACCCATGAGTCTCTGTTTGAATACGGTTCCGACTCCATTAGGTAATCAaagtacccaaaatattttatattattaggtATCTTTCATTATATATGATTATGTGCATTTTATAAGAGTTAGTTTTGTTGAGTTGGTGAAATTTAGGATTTGCTTAACAGATTTTTgggtaatttaatattttaaaaatttatattaaataataaaatttaaattaattaatatatataattttatgtaacaGACACctttttaaagtgttttttgtGAATCCTTGTTTTGTAAAAATTTGGTCTAAATATTGTAGGTATATTATTGagtatatgaattatttttgaaaatggaTATTTATTTTGAGCATATGATTcgtaaaatcttttttttttgatttctGAAGATTTCACattaaatcaaagtttttgtaAGGGTAAGCTGAAAAATCGAAATAAATGTTTTTGGATAAACATGTTGAAGAATAATGATAATTCCATAGAGATAGCTATTTGTTAAATTTCTAGATTGTATTGTAATCTCAAATCTAAAATTTccttaaattttgaaatcatattttttgaaagatttCATTAATAACCGGTGGAGATTtgcttctgattttttttttttcgtttctcCTTCTTTGTCGTCTTTCCATATGACCCGTTTTCAATTAGACTAATAAGAATTGTTTTTTAAACAGACTGATTCGTGACTCAACTCATTAACAATCAGACATTATTACTATATTTCACCACATGGCACTTATTATGTGTTGTAAAACGTGAAGCAAAAACTGCAAGATGATGAAAACTAACAGAGTGTTGCAAATATAATCTCCAGAACTCACataaacattcaaccaaagaaaaaatttcACAGAAGCATGAATACATCTTCCATGGTGGTTcatcaaaacattaaaaatatagacTATCAGACTCATGTTTAAGACTTTAGTGTTGTTTATGTTGTTTATTAGAAGAATGTCTTACGTTATGTAGAAAATAATAGTCATAACACAACACGTATATTTAGATGGATGTGTTGACCAATTCTAATCGGACATAAATTTTGGTTAATATAATAgggttaattattaatatttggtTGTATATAATAGATTAGAACAAAAATGAATAGGTGCAACAACCtttataagtagattttttcaaaatgattctcttttaatagtatagataattaaattttctaattcaaGTATAacacattaaaattaaaatactaactcaaaatattaaactaacTTATGATTAGTAATATTTTGTGTTATGCTCATAGCTCAAACTTAATCAATTATAGATCGTGCCACCAATCAAAAccacaattttaaatttagaaatcAATTGAACtagaaaaacaaattaaataaaaagtagcAAACactagagaaaaaaatagttttggatTTGAACACATAACAAACAAATTGACTATTAACGTCGTTCCATTCGATTATCGTTTGTTCTTTTGAATAATCGTTTTAGAGATTGAGGTAGAGCTTTTCCATGTGTTTCTTCGTATTGATGAGCATAACTCACCCTTTAATGACTTTATCTTTGGTTTTATTGCAATGTTTCTCTTTACGTTCTAccgtttctaatttttttttttagcttatAAACTTTGATGCTCATTGAGCTTTTATAAtataactagattctgatccgcccttcaaagggcgggtatattttttctttataatcatattcgtatataataaagaattagtagtaagaggttttaataattatattgaatttgtgatggtACATAACTAAACACTTGCGTTATAGCCATCTTACacattaattttaaactttattccaaaatagttattaattttttcc is part of the Raphanus sativus cultivar WK10039 chromosome 5, ASM80110v3, whole genome shotgun sequence genome and harbors:
- the LOC108856214 gene encoding diphosphomevalonate decarboxylase MVD2, peroxisomal, encoding MAAEKWVHTVTAQTPTNIAVIKYWGKRDEVRILPVNDSISVTLDPDHLCTVTTVAVSPAFDRDRMWLNGKEISLSGSRYQNCLREIRSRGGDVEDKEKGVKIEKKDWERLNLHIASHNNFPTAAGLASSAAGFACLVFSLAKLMNVEEDLSQLSAIARQGSGSACRSLFGGFVKWKMGSKEDGSDSVAVQLADEKHWDDLVIIIAVVSSRQKETSSTSGMRESVETSLLLQHRAKEVVPKRIVQMEEAIKNQDFASFTQLSCTDSNQFHAVCLDTSPPIFYMNDTSHRIISLVEKWNRSEGTPQVAYTFDAGPNAVLIARNRKVAVQLLQGLLYYFPPKSDTDMKSYVVGDNSILKEAGLEGAKSVENLQPPPEMKDKIGSQDQKGEVSYFICTRPGRGPVVLPDQTQALLDPVTGLPK
- the LOC108857233 gene encoding probable sucrose-phosphatase 3a isoform X1, whose amino-acid sequence is MDRLDGPPRLILVTDLDCTLVDHDDPENTDLLRFNALWEAHYRHDSLLVYSTGRSMRSYLSLRNKKPLLTPDIAITSVGSEIAYGGEESMVSDDVWVARMGEMWNREIVLEETSKFPELEPQPVKSQEEHKVSFFVGREHAVEIMKVLPGRLLERGVDVKLVYSNDYAFDVLPKGSGKGGALTYLLEKLESEGKQPCNILVCGDSGNDAELFNIPQAYGVMVSNSHKELLQWHEENAKDNPKIILASERCGAGMIEALQRFNLGPSVSPRDVLDTENFHVEVLDPAHEVVQFYLLYEKWRRGEVEKSDKYLQNLKSLSSPLGMFVHPSGVEKLIHEWIDDLDNLHGEEGKEKQFRVWLDRVSSSLISPETWIVKFDKHELSDGKVRSCSTRVLLSCQEEKEKLTWMHIQQSWLDGSCSDDQEKWIF
- the LOC108857233 gene encoding probable sucrose-phosphatase 3a isoform X2, which encodes MDRLDGPPRLILVTDLDCTLVDHDDPENTDLLRFNALWEAHYRHDSLLVYSTGRSMRSYLSLRNKKPLLTPDIAITSVGSEIAYGGEESMVSDDVWVARMGEMWNREIVLEETSKFPELEPQPVKSQEEHKVSFFVGREHAVEIMKVLPGRLLERGVDVKLVYSNDYAFDVLPKGSGKGGALTYLLEKLESEGKQPCNILVCGDSGNDAELFNIPQAYGVMVSNSHKELLQWHEENAKDNPKIILASERCGAGMIEALQRFNLGPSVSPRDVLDTENFHVEVLDPAHEVVQFYLLYEKWRRGEVEKSDKYLQNLKSLSSPLGMFVHPSGVEKLIHEWIDDLDNLHGEEGKEKQFRVWLDRVSSSLISPETWIVKFDKHELSVLFVLGCIQMEKYGHVRRESY